In Leptolyngbya sp. SIO1E4, one DNA window encodes the following:
- a CDS encoding LapA family protein, with protein MRQVNFVVIFVISLALVLFGIENTDPAVIHIVQGIDIEAPLCIELIVAMGIGAVLAWVFSVWVQVQGYFGMGKQVEQREIRIQELEQDIERYRVELEEQKPMLPASKASENEAESSGALAG; from the coding sequence ATGCGGCAGGTGAATTTTGTCGTTATCTTTGTTATCTCTCTTGCGTTGGTGCTTTTTGGCATCGAGAATACTGATCCTGCCGTTATCCACATCGTGCAGGGAATTGATATTGAAGCCCCACTCTGTATAGAGCTGATCGTTGCCATGGGCATCGGGGCAGTTTTAGCCTGGGTATTTAGTGTCTGGGTTCAGGTTCAGGGCTACTTTGGTATGGGTAAGCAAGTAGAGCAGCGAGAAATTCGCATTCAGGAGCTGGAACAAGATATCGAACGCTACCGGGTTGAGTTGGAAGAACAAAAACCCATGTTGCCGGCGTCGAAAGCCTCAGAAAATGAGGCGGAGTCCAGTGGGGCACTTGCTGGCTAA
- a CDS encoding DUF3318 domain-containing protein has product MTSYATSTARADMGELRRLRSLLPPELQSWVTVEAATDVSPPLITCEELGKDQVEIQVDLAKWESLALDQRNLMFWHEVGRIQNDTIPRDGWEMAALAIGLGGAIGELWVQDGLLLMLAVALCGFSGWRLYRRNNPIKALEESIQADERAIAIATRFGYTLPNAYKSLGSALKTLIEQTPKKRKRDQYIKRLDALKKSAAKAKERARSSGDRRDARPVY; this is encoded by the coding sequence ATGACTTCCTACGCAACATCCACTGCCAGAGCCGACATGGGAGAGTTACGCCGCCTTCGCAGCCTTTTACCGCCCGAACTTCAGAGTTGGGTCACCGTTGAAGCTGCAACCGACGTGTCTCCACCGCTGATTACCTGTGAAGAACTTGGCAAGGATCAGGTTGAAATTCAGGTGGATTTGGCAAAGTGGGAAAGTCTTGCCCTTGACCAGCGCAACCTCATGTTTTGGCATGAGGTTGGCCGTATTCAGAACGATACGATTCCTCGAGATGGATGGGAAATGGCTGCCCTGGCAATTGGTTTAGGGGGCGCCATTGGTGAACTGTGGGTTCAGGATGGTTTGTTGCTGATGTTAGCCGTGGCACTTTGTGGGTTTTCTGGCTGGCGGCTTTATCGACGCAACAATCCTATAAAAGCTTTAGAAGAGTCCATTCAAGCCGATGAACGGGCGATCGCGATTGCCACCCGCTTTGGCTATACGTTGCCCAACGCCTACAAGAGCTTAGGGAGTGCGCTGAAGACCCTCATTGAACAAACCCCTAAAAAGCGTAAACGCGACCAGTATATTAAGCGGCTGGATGCGCTTAAAAAGAGTGCTGCTAAAGCGAAAGAGCGGGCTCGTTCATCAGGCGATCGTCGCGACGCTCGGCCTGTTTATTAG